From the genome of Azospira restricta, one region includes:
- the traD gene encoding type IV conjugative transfer system coupling protein TraD produces the protein MAQPHAVEVLLRPAVELYTVAVCAGAGILCLVAPWSLALNPLLGLGSALAFLTFGAIRLRDAWAILRYRRNIRRLPRYVMTSRDVPVSQQRLFVGRGFRWEQRHTHRLMQTYRPEFRRYVEPTAIYRAARRLEERLEFAPFPVSTLARALAWDSPLNPARPLPPVGGLPRLHGIEPHEIDVTLPLGERVGHSLVLGTTRVGKTRLAELFITQDIRRKVRGEHEVVIVFDPKGDADLLKRMYVEAKRAGREGEFYVFHLGWPDISARYNAVGRFGRISEVATRIAGQLSGEGNSAAFREFAWRFVNIIARALVELGQRPDYLLIQRHVINIDALFIEYAQHYFAKNEPKAWEVIVQLEAKLNDKNIPRNMIGREKRVVALEQYLSQVRVYDPVLDGLRSAVRYDRTYFDKIVASLLPLLEKLTTGKIAQLLAPNYSDLSDPRPIFDWMQVIRKRAVVYVGLDALSDAEVAAAVGNSMFSDLVSVAGHIYKFGIDDGLPGAAAGAKIPINVHADEFNELMGDEFIPMVNKGGGAGVQVTAYTQTLSDIEARIGNRAKAGQVVGNFNNLFMLRVRETATAELLTRQLPKVEVYATALMSGATDSSDPHGNTAFTSNTQDRISTTSVPLIEPAHVVALPKGQCFALIEGGNLWKVRMPLPAPDPDEAMPKDLQELAGYMRQHYVEAGDWWENQGIPGLQDKALPDDLLDDFKQIAAAEEAEA, from the coding sequence ATGGCCCAACCGCATGCGGTCGAGGTTCTGCTGCGGCCAGCGGTGGAGCTTTATACCGTGGCGGTCTGCGCCGGCGCCGGGATTCTGTGCCTGGTGGCCCCGTGGTCGCTCGCGCTGAACCCACTGCTCGGCCTGGGCTCGGCACTGGCCTTCCTGACCTTCGGCGCGATTCGCCTGCGCGATGCCTGGGCGATCCTGCGCTATCGCCGCAACATCCGCCGCCTGCCGCGCTACGTGATGACCAGCCGCGACGTGCCGGTGAGTCAGCAACGATTGTTCGTCGGCCGGGGCTTTCGCTGGGAGCAGCGACACACGCACCGGCTGATGCAGACCTACCGGCCGGAGTTCCGCCGCTATGTCGAGCCGACGGCGATCTACCGGGCCGCCCGGCGGCTGGAGGAGCGGCTTGAATTCGCGCCGTTTCCCGTCTCGACGCTGGCGCGCGCGCTGGCCTGGGACAGCCCGCTCAACCCGGCACGACCGCTGCCGCCGGTCGGCGGACTGCCGCGCCTGCATGGCATCGAGCCGCACGAGATCGATGTCACCCTGCCGCTGGGCGAGCGTGTAGGCCACTCGCTGGTGCTCGGGACCACGCGCGTGGGCAAGACGCGCCTGGCCGAGTTGTTCATCACCCAGGACATCCGCCGCAAAGTTCGCGGCGAGCACGAGGTGGTGATCGTCTTCGACCCCAAGGGCGACGCCGACCTGTTGAAGCGCATGTACGTCGAGGCCAAGCGCGCCGGGCGCGAGGGCGAGTTCTACGTCTTCCACCTGGGCTGGCCGGACATCTCGGCGCGCTACAACGCCGTGGGCCGGTTCGGGCGGATCTCCGAGGTGGCCACGCGCATCGCCGGACAGCTCTCGGGCGAAGGCAACAGCGCCGCATTCCGCGAGTTCGCTTGGCGCTTCGTCAACATCATCGCCCGCGCCCTGGTCGAGCTGGGGCAGCGGCCGGACTACCTGCTGATCCAGCGCCACGTCATCAACATCGACGCGCTGTTCATCGAGTACGCCCAGCACTACTTCGCCAAGAACGAGCCGAAGGCCTGGGAGGTCATCGTCCAGCTCGAAGCCAAGCTGAACGACAAGAACATCCCGCGCAACATGATCGGGCGCGAGAAGCGCGTCGTCGCCCTCGAACAGTACCTGTCGCAGGTGCGCGTCTACGACCCGGTGCTCGATGGCCTGCGCAGCGCCGTGCGCTACGACCGGACGTACTTCGACAAGATCGTCGCTTCGCTGCTGCCGCTGCTGGAGAAGCTCACCACCGGCAAGATCGCCCAACTGCTCGCGCCGAACTATTCTGACCTCTCCGACCCGCGGCCGATCTTCGACTGGATGCAGGTCATCCGCAAACGCGCGGTGGTCTACGTGGGGCTGGATGCGCTGTCCGACGCCGAAGTCGCGGCGGCGGTGGGCAACTCGATGTTCAGCGATCTGGTCTCGGTCGCCGGCCACATCTACAAGTTCGGCATCGACGACGGGCTGCCCGGCGCCGCGGCGGGCGCCAAGATCCCGATCAACGTCCACGCCGACGAATTCAATGAACTCATGGGCGACGAGTTCATTCCGATGGTCAACAAGGGCGGCGGTGCCGGCGTGCAGGTGACGGCCTACACGCAGACCTTGAGCGACATCGAGGCGCGCATCGGCAACCGTGCCAAGGCCGGCCAGGTGGTCGGCAACTTCAATAATCTGTTCATGCTGCGCGTGCGCGAGACCGCCACCGCCGAGCTGTTGACGCGACAACTGCCCAAGGTCGAGGTGTACGCCACGGCGCTGATGAGCGGCGCCACCGACAGCTCCGACCCGCACGGCAATACCGCGTTCACGTCCAATACCCAGGACCGCATCAGCACGACCAGCGTGCCGTTGATCGAGCCGGCGCACGTGGTGGCGCTGCCCAAGGGGCAGTGCTTCGCGCTGATCGAGGGCGGCAACCTCTGGAAAGTCCGCATGCCGCTGCCGGCACCCGATCCCGACGAAGCCATGCCCAAGGATCTGCAGGAGCTGGCCGGCTACATGCGACAGCACTACGTCGAGGCCGGCGACTGGTGGGAGAACCAAGGCATCCCCGGCCTGCAGGACAAGGCGCTGCCCGACGACCTGCTGGACGACTTCAAGCAGATTGCCGCCGCTGAAGAGGCCGAAGCATGA
- a CDS encoding integrating conjugative element protein, whose product MNHIVLIAAIGLLSTTSVFAQTASAPLIVVEDRGGDSALPYYRPLNPQPDQATPPAPMPAPRVGNAADAEAAMLPVRSTQLSPGEVQRRVIRAPGLTALFLIGDDERSRAWLRRRQAALRELQAVGLVVNVESMAALTALRSLAPGLTLSPASGDDLAQRLDLRHYPVLITSTGVEQ is encoded by the coding sequence ATGAACCACATCGTCCTCATCGCCGCCATCGGGCTGCTGTCCACGACCAGCGTCTTCGCCCAGACCGCCTCCGCGCCGTTGATCGTCGTCGAAGACCGTGGCGGCGACTCCGCGCTGCCGTACTACCGGCCGCTGAATCCCCAGCCGGATCAGGCCACACCGCCGGCCCCGATGCCAGCCCCTCGCGTGGGCAACGCGGCCGACGCCGAAGCCGCCATGCTGCCGGTGCGCTCGACGCAACTGTCGCCGGGCGAGGTGCAGCGCCGCGTCATCCGGGCGCCGGGCCTGACGGCGCTGTTCCTGATCGGCGACGACGAGCGTTCGCGTGCTTGGCTGCGGCGGCGGCAGGCGGCGCTGCGGGAGCTGCAGGCCGTGGGGCTGGTGGTCAACGTGGAGTCGATGGCCGCGCTGACGGCGCTGCGCAGTCTGGCTCCCGGCCTGACCCTCTCGCCGGCCTCCGGCGACGACCTGGCCCAGCGCCTGGACCTGCGCCACTACCCGGTGCTCATCACGTCCACCGGCGTCGAGCAGTAG
- a CDS encoding lytic transglycosylase domain-containing protein — MAAAIGAPGRERRPSRVAIRCASAALLLATGGWTLAALAREVPPPAYRLAAHRADVPAAVLYAVALQESGAMLRGRLIPWPWTLNVAGTPQRYATRAEACAGLRRALARTPANRIDAGLGQVNLGYHTHRYTQPCELLDPYRNLAIAAEILHEQHTPGEDWLLAIGRYHRPAGGAPAARYRRSVHRHLIRVLAPGVSVPTLQATTP, encoded by the coding sequence GTGGCAGCGGCAATAGGTGCTCCGGGACGGGAGCGTCGGCCGTCCCGCGTCGCCATCCGCTGCGCCAGCGCCGCGCTGCTGCTCGCCACCGGCGGCTGGACGTTGGCCGCCCTGGCGCGGGAAGTGCCGCCGCCGGCCTATCGACTGGCGGCGCATCGTGCAGACGTGCCGGCGGCGGTGCTGTACGCGGTGGCCTTGCAGGAGAGCGGCGCCATGCTGCGCGGGCGCCTGATCCCCTGGCCGTGGACGCTCAACGTCGCCGGCACGCCGCAGCGCTACGCCACCCGCGCCGAGGCCTGCGCGGGGTTGCGCCGGGCGCTCGCCCGCACGCCGGCCAATCGCATCGACGCCGGCCTCGGCCAAGTCAATCTCGGCTACCACACGCATCGCTACACGCAGCCCTGCGAGTTGCTGGACCCGTACCGCAACCTCGCCATCGCTGCGGAAATCCTGCACGAACAGCACACGCCGGGAGAGGACTGGCTGCTTGCCATCGGCCGCTACCACCGGCCCGCCGGCGGGGCACCCGCGGCGCGCTACCGGCGCAGTGTGCATCGGCACCTGATCCGCGTGCTCGCCCCCGGCGTTTCCGTTCCAACCCTCCAGGCCACCACGCCATGA
- a CDS encoding DUF4007 family protein, translating into MTIADRFSGHESFVCRYGWLPKAYQAVSVDPDLLKDEERAMHTLGIGRNMLKSLQFWCEAMGVLVPVAGHGHQPGPIGRKLLDPEHGSDQYLESLESLWLLHWRLCTGAALAAWSEVFGEGRLVRFDRQRLVAALTQRAEGSARPLAASTLEQHAAIFLQSYYQAERNGDDTSWCPLQDLALLRATKEEDGRIVFNTDLRAPIGLSLRVFAIALVEFVASSDQGSSSVDFHRLLKGVNSPGVVFRLDEHQLRTFVENVAQGPLRDAMRFVDTSDTQSIVLHRDRIDLNYLLEAHEEAPVHA; encoded by the coding sequence ATGACCATCGCCGATCGCTTTTCCGGACACGAGTCATTCGTCTGCCGATACGGCTGGCTGCCTAAGGCTTATCAGGCGGTCTCGGTGGATCCCGACCTTCTGAAGGATGAAGAGCGGGCGATGCATACGCTGGGCATCGGCCGCAACATGCTGAAGTCGTTGCAGTTCTGGTGTGAGGCCATGGGCGTTCTTGTCCCCGTGGCGGGGCATGGTCACCAGCCTGGCCCTATCGGACGCAAGCTGCTCGACCCCGAGCACGGGTCGGATCAGTATCTGGAGTCTCTTGAGTCGCTGTGGTTGCTGCATTGGCGTCTGTGTACTGGTGCGGCACTAGCGGCTTGGTCGGAAGTATTTGGCGAGGGGCGACTTGTGCGCTTCGACCGCCAGCGGCTAGTCGCAGCACTGACCCAACGCGCCGAAGGCTCCGCCAGGCCGCTCGCCGCTAGCACACTGGAGCAGCATGCCGCCATCTTTCTCCAAAGCTACTACCAGGCCGAGCGCAACGGCGACGACACCTCCTGGTGCCCGCTGCAGGACCTTGCGTTGCTGCGCGCCACCAAGGAAGAGGATGGCCGTATCGTCTTCAATACCGATCTTCGTGCGCCGATCGGTTTGAGTCTGCGTGTGTTTGCGATCGCGTTGGTGGAGTTCGTGGCCTCGTCCGACCAAGGCTCCTCATCTGTGGATTTCCATCGTCTGCTCAAGGGCGTGAACAGTCCTGGGGTCGTCTTCCGTCTGGATGAACACCAATTGCGCACTTTCGTAGAGAACGTGGCACAAGGCCCGTTGCGCGATGCCATGCGTTTCGTCGATACGTCCGACACGCAAAGCATTGTGCTCCACCGCGATCGCATCGATCTGAACTACTTGCTTGAGGCACATGAGGAGGCTCCCGTCCATGCTTAA
- a CDS encoding PilL N-terminal domain-containing protein encodes MLPSLSRFLCIFAVLSGLLSGCTTTPATPDHIEAPPDEIASVLDQGLVPVARYGRYTLVELVPEPAQRDLLQQAMEVSIPPMLDASVGDAMRHVLLRSGYRLCDAAEAATLYALPLPAAHLRLGPLMLRDALLTLAGPAWELSVDDLTRQVCFSRHGAPTFLPANPPGTTTPVQDADRPEEMQP; translated from the coding sequence ATGCTGCCGTCTCTGTCTCGTTTCCTCTGCATCTTCGCCGTGCTCAGCGGCCTGCTGTCCGGTTGCACGACGACACCGGCCACCCCTGACCATATAGAAGCGCCGCCCGACGAGATAGCTTCGGTGCTGGACCAGGGGCTGGTTCCGGTTGCCCGCTACGGACGCTACACCCTGGTCGAGCTGGTGCCGGAACCTGCGCAGCGCGATCTCTTGCAGCAGGCGATGGAGGTCTCGATTCCGCCCATGCTCGATGCCAGCGTGGGCGATGCCATGCGCCACGTGTTGCTGCGCTCCGGCTATCGGCTCTGCGATGCGGCCGAGGCCGCCACGCTCTACGCGCTGCCGCTGCCCGCCGCACACCTGCGCCTGGGCCCGCTGATGCTGCGCGATGCCTTGCTGACCCTTGCCGGCCCCGCCTGGGAGCTGTCGGTCGATGACTTGACCCGCCAGGTCTGCTTCAGCCGGCACGGTGCTCCCACCTTCCTTCCCGCTAACCCGCCCGGCACCACCACGCCCGTGCAGGACGCCGACCGGCCCGAGGAGATGCAGCCATGA
- a CDS encoding TIGR03759 family integrating conjugative element protein, which yields MILRSSLAAVVLFAAFGASAQPAPVTNSRIVPAQVQPGADAALDERQAREWGLRSEEWARYRQLMQGPLGVYSPQLDPLTALGIEARSEEERRRYAELQVQAEARRVGKTLAYQRAYDAAWQRLFPGQPRVSLPGAKAQGAGNTGSGRLAVFVKADCAPCAQRVQQLQAAGTAFDLYMVGSRQDDARIRQWATQAGIDPARVRARTITLNHDAGRWLSLGLPGDLPAVVREVNGQWQRQ from the coding sequence ATGATCTTGCGGTCGTCGCTCGCTGCCGTCGTCCTGTTCGCCGCTTTCGGCGCATCCGCCCAGCCGGCCCCGGTGACGAACTCGCGCATAGTGCCCGCCCAGGTGCAGCCGGGCGCCGATGCCGCGCTCGACGAGAGGCAGGCACGGGAATGGGGGCTTCGCTCCGAGGAGTGGGCGCGTTACCGGCAACTGATGCAGGGGCCGCTCGGGGTCTATTCGCCCCAGCTCGATCCGCTCACGGCGCTGGGCATCGAGGCCCGCAGCGAGGAGGAGCGGAGGCGCTACGCGGAGTTGCAGGTGCAGGCCGAGGCCCGGCGCGTCGGCAAGACGCTGGCCTACCAGCGGGCCTACGACGCGGCGTGGCAGCGCCTGTTTCCCGGCCAGCCGCGCGTGAGCCTGCCCGGCGCCAAGGCGCAGGGTGCCGGCAACACCGGCTCCGGGCGCCTGGCGGTCTTCGTCAAGGCCGACTGCGCACCGTGCGCGCAGCGCGTGCAGCAGTTGCAGGCGGCCGGCACGGCCTTCGACCTCTACATGGTCGGCAGCCGTCAGGACGACGCGCGCATCCGGCAGTGGGCCACCCAGGCGGGCATCGACCCGGCCAGGGTGCGCGCCCGCACCATCACGCTCAACCACGATGCGGGGCGCTGGCTGTCGCTGGGCCTGCCCGGCGATCTGCCGGCCGTGGTGCGCGAGGTGAACGGCCAGTGGCAGCGGCAATAG
- a CDS encoding TIGR03747 family integrating conjugative element membrane protein has product MSDPAVAAQRQQQRQQGLIAGLVTLPFRFFGVLCGALLLCILIECVGMHFFWPDQSWRHAQGMLHYELDQLSSHFTRSALVQEPGRTAYRLVEQGYDWLFVKSGLLDWIRDASAQASAGSHRPTKDFRHYLGLVYVNLESYLIASAYTVLVFLVRLLVLCLTLPLFLMAAFVGLVDGLVRRDIRRFGAGRESGFIYHRARASLIPLAVLPWVTYLALPVSVNPLLILLPSAALLGVAVCIAAATFKKYL; this is encoded by the coding sequence ATGAGCGATCCGGCCGTTGCGGCCCAGCGCCAGCAGCAACGACAGCAGGGGCTGATCGCGGGCCTGGTGACGCTGCCGTTTCGCTTCTTCGGCGTGCTGTGCGGCGCGCTGCTGCTGTGCATCCTGATCGAATGCGTCGGCATGCACTTCTTCTGGCCCGATCAGAGCTGGCGCCACGCGCAGGGCATGCTGCACTACGAGCTGGATCAGCTCTCCTCACATTTCACGCGCAGCGCTCTGGTGCAGGAGCCGGGGCGCACCGCGTACCGTCTGGTCGAGCAGGGCTACGACTGGCTGTTCGTGAAGAGCGGTCTGCTGGACTGGATACGCGACGCCTCGGCGCAGGCCAGCGCCGGCAGCCATCGCCCGACCAAGGATTTCCGCCACTACCTGGGTCTGGTCTACGTGAATCTGGAGAGCTACCTGATCGCCTCGGCCTACACGGTGCTCGTCTTTCTCGTGCGGCTGCTGGTGCTGTGCCTGACCCTGCCGCTGTTCCTGATGGCTGCCTTCGTCGGGCTGGTGGACGGCCTGGTGCGCCGGGACATCCGCCGCTTCGGCGCGGGACGCGAATCGGGGTTCATCTATCACCGCGCCAGGGCCAGCCTGATCCCGCTGGCCGTGCTGCCGTGGGTGACTTACCTGGCACTGCCGGTCAGCGTGAACCCGCTGCTGATCCTGCTGCCCAGCGCCGCATTGCTCGGCGTGGCGGTGTGCATTGCAGCGGCGACATTCAAGAAGTACCTATAG